The genomic DNA ggtttttgtcaggaaaatcaattatattctcatatcaatcaataatcctaagatctaaatccagatgactaatcaaagatctagaattaagaacaacctatggtgaagaacaagaaagataatgaatccaaacaattaatcaatctaataatccatgaaatccctaatgagaaaccctaaacctaacaagcagatctacttagacataattgtaagaacacaaataatgaataaaacaaatagcattaagagattaaaggaagaagaaaaggagttctgaatcttctctgaaagagtcttgattcttcttaccaaaatctctctaaaaatctctcaggtttttctctcaaaagttgcaagaaaaaataaagcttaggtctaaacaatgaccataaaaatcctatatatattcctaaaatacgtccagggactaatgatgcaaatatgaaaaactttgggGTGAttctgtaaatcttcaaaacttgtgagaaaacgTCCGATTCTTCTgttggatgatgcatcgatcgacaccatcacttgtATCAACCGATGCTTATGTCTGAACTTGTCTTccaacttcacagcttagcctcaatgcttgaatgtgctccaaatcctctTATTTAGCTCTATTATGCTCCAatccatgttaaatcctataaagactcaaaagactctaaaaaaatcaaaaagactttataaataaaacttatatcatggttaaaaacacctaaaaatcatgatatatcaCAATCTTCCTCCACTCTGTATATATGATCGTGAAGAAGGTAATGTACTCTGTTCGGTTTGAGTCGTGAATCCCATGACCTCTTTATGCTGCTCATGAACCCGAACTGAAGCTAAACATTGTTCTTCTCTAATAACTCGTGAATAAATTTCACCAAGAGAAGGCAATGGATCCATCGCAATGAGATTGGTACTAAGGCctccaaagcgagaatcatcgAGACCCAAAATAAACTGGTggatcttctccttctctctctctttagccGGCTCAAGAGTAGTACCACACGTACACAAACCACACTTACAAACTGTCAAAGGTTTGGAAGTTTGAAGTTCTTCCCAAAGATGACATAGTTTACCGTAGTAATTGATGACTGGTTGACCAGCTTGTTGACATGCCGCAATTTGAGCCTTGATTTGATGTACTCGCACCTTGTTCCCCACTGAGAAACATTGCTTCAAATCGAGCCATAATTCGCGTGCATCAGATATGAACATAACGCTAGACTTAACTTTTGGTTCGATTGAAGTACGGATCCATCCAACAATCACCGAGTTCACCGTCTGCCAATTCTCAAATATGGATCATCAATGTAAGGTTTTGAGATTGTTCCATTGATAAAACATGTTTTGTGTTTAGCTTGCAAAGCATTAGACATCTCTGTAGCCCATTCATTATAGTTTTCACCATTCAATAACACCGACGAGATCATGGATCCAGGATTCTCGGAGCTGGACAGGAGATAGGGAGACACCACTGGTGGCTATGGCTGTTGACCAACAGCTTTCTTGGTTGCAGAAGAACTATCTTCGACTTCAGACATGTTTTCTTGTcacgaaagaaacaaaattttaacaaggAGATAATCAAAACTTCgactgaaaagaagaaaaaaagattatagagaaatttatgtgatcttagctctgataccatgtagaattaTATATCAAACTGGCTTGCATTTATTAATTAACAATGACTTGATATTTATACAGACCGGACTGAACACAAGATAGACTCTAAGTCCTAAGAGCATCTCCATCGCATATACTGCTGGTGtctttggttcttttttaaatataaatgtaagACATGTTtggggagagagaagaagagaatgtctTCTCCAAGATATTTAAAGACATTCTTTTAGACTCTTCAAACTTATCTGTCACTTTCCTATTAGTTTTTAGTTCTACCAGGTGAATACCCGCGCTAAGCGCGAGTTGTTGTttagaaatttgttttaaaacaaattaccttgctttttattgaaaattgttttaaaagaattatGTTGTCTATTCATGTggttagtttttgttattttgtgtgtttttatgtaGTTAATAAATTAAGATATATTCAGTTACAACTTGTATGGTAAGATCCATCTTTGACtcaaaatatcaattatattttttcatatatccATATGATTATTTCTTTACCTACAAAAACAATATAGGACATACTGACACAATTCTATGCAATTATGTTACTTATATGGATAATGCTTCAAACTTGCTTAACTTGATTCTAAAGAAACAATTTcttattccatatattctctCATGTTCTAGTACTCGAGTTACATGCATCATGGTAGGCTATTGATTAAAATCTGGAttgacataatttaaaaaacatatgtaTAACTATAATTACTTATTTGCTTCATgagttttcatatgaaagagaaaatgaaagctAAAACTAAAAAGTCATTTCAGTAAACATTCTTAGATCTCTCACTTTGAATAAATGAGAGTGTGTCTTGTCTTGAATTTATTGGTACGTTTAATGTCTCCATGTCAATGTTACTAACTTACCATAATGTATTGAATTAAATAGAGAGAAGACCATATACATATGATAATTACTTAATTAGTATATAGTCTTAATGAAACATTTTATTTCCCTTCGTTAAGTTTAGTTAAGAGTGGCTTTTGATTTTCCTtcaattaatttgattaatttaaaaaacaaaatctgtagaAAGACATATGTCATTTTTTGGTATGATGACGTAGCACTCATATGGAAAGATTTAGccaacttttatatatataattataatttttaatttaatttttgagtctGATTTAGACACTCCCATCTGTATCACCGATACAAATGCCCTAAGATAAGAGACCTAAACCTTATCAcaataggattttaaacataGGCAGTGAATGGGAACTTCGTTATTGTAAAACGCGGAACAGTTTTCAATGGATCCTACTTTATTTcaccaatcaacacaactttgtAACATGCGGTAcgtttttacttttgttaataaaaaaaaataactcaagGTGCGGTCcaattttgcaaagagaaatTGTAAAACGCAGGTAACAGTAATTACGCTCCTATTTCAtgtgttttgaaaaacaatTCTGCGGttttgtaaacatatatatatgtaattatgtaagTAATTAATGcttataatgtttttaatcagaaatgtattaaaatcaatcataataCAATTAAAATTGTGAACTGCACtattatttttaccaatcaaatttaaatttgaattaattttggtatttaaaattcagaaattaaaactttatttattaataaaaaatgaaatatataattatattagttattaataaaataatatgaaatccgtACTGCAAAttgtttttcaccaatcaaacattattttgtaccgcttattttggaataatcgtacttgtcccgcaaatacatTTATCTTGCACGTatcgcagttgaaccgtaccgcactattaaattttttatcatgCACTACTAAATCTACGGTTATTCAGACCATAATACACATTCATACCACGTTATCCCGTAATATTCTTCTTAATATAGCCGATCGAGAAAGTTAAAACTATCGAAAGGTTCTGTATCTATAATTTCTTACAGCACACGATGTCAGATTGTCAGAGCccatttttaataactttttttctcaacaacttctgtttttttatttatttttgaaaacttcGACAAGGATAAGAAGCAAATGAGTtcctcattattattttttattctccCGATTGGTTATCACGGATTGTTGAACACTTGGTCCAGTTATAAGTAAGCAAATAGGTTCGTCATCAGTATTATCATTATCTAAGCTAGAAAAATAGTCTCAATTGGTTATCACAGATTGTGAACAGGTTATGTTGagttgaaaattaaattttgttagtttgcAAACGCGTAACAAATCATAATCATTATGGTTTACTACTTCTAGGTTATATGAACGTAGGGAATCCGTAAAAAGTTAGCAATATACAGTTTGATACTAATTTAACAGTTtgatactattattttttaaatgattttgaagattaaaataaatttctttattGCATATTATTGGACCAAAATTTAATACCGCTTATTCTGTAGTAACAATTTTGTAATATGGATTAGTGTCGCTGAAATATGTATTAGGATCATTGACATATGGTTGCAGTTAACATCGAGATATggattgaaagttgaaacatgtgtgctgtttttatttctttaatttctaaTGTCGGTCAGTATTGAAAAGGCTTGTTTGGCATCTCAAAGCATCTCCAAGATATTCCCATAGGTATTTTAGACCATCTCTAGTTCATCTTCAATTTTATCTTCAAATTCCATTttggagaaaaaccttctccaGTCCCACTCCATTTACATTTCCAAAATGAAGATCTTTATATATGTCTTTATATTTggaaacttttaatttatttctccATTTTAgagttgagtttttttatttgcaaatcagttccttaaatttatatagatttatattttatatctaaatacagttaaatattattattttatacttaaatttataaataagaattttaaaattcaacaattAACATATGTTACATAGAAAATAGATAATTCCAACGTGAGTTACTTTATAACagttttatgttaaaaaaaaaagagaaaatgtttttaaaaattctattgTAAGGAAGTAAGGAACGATCTCTTCTCCAACGGTAGAAAGGATGAAAGatttcttaaacaaaaataattaatattttaattaatacaataatattttaaatgtttaaagtTAGACCACTAATACAACATCACTTGTAAAGATGATATAAGAAACGtttctcaaataaaaaaatttagaacaatTCTACGTTATTTCTCttacctttttaatatatttattattagtttacactttttttaattaaaatactattatttttatttttttgagaaaattttaagACTTCAACGGTTAGAAATGGTCTTAGATTCTTTGTAatgagataataataaaatttataaaaactgttTCCTTATGCTTTGAATTGCCTATCTCCTTTAAACGTGTTAAATTGTGTacttgaaattaatttaaaaatatcctACGATTAAGATTAATACatgtatattataaataaataaaataaccagTGGGCACTAAAGTTTTTGTGGTGAACTAATAAAAATTAGTAGTATTTGGAATTGCCAAAAAGATggtacaattttcaaaaaaaaaaaagaagagagtacAATTATTGTGGGCGTGCCAACTCTCTTCTAATAAACAGAGATGTTTGTAATTTAGGAAAGAATATACATTCAATAACcaattatatattgtaattcGAAATACTTAATTATggtaaatttagaattttagagtTTGGCAATAGTTTTTTTCATGTCACATCAGCACCAAAACtctttttaaatatagaaatgATTTCGACTAATTGATGATCAGAGTGTATTCCATCTAAGATATTCATTTTAGAATGAGTTTTCAAATCATTACACTATGCAAATATGCATCTCTcttattaataaaacataactcTAAAATATTATACTTTTCTGTGTCAGTACTCAGTACTATCTCTTATGctaattattaatattgattttttttctttgccaaaCACAATAGCGAAATCATTCTTAACAACTCTTCTTGTTTTAAAGTTGCCCTTATTCAAGAGCCTACCCAATTTTTAACCATAACTTTCTTGTTGATTGACAAGGTTCTAAAAAAGTTTCATTACCCAAAAGCGACTGAATcagtcatgtttttttttttttttttaagctataAAACTTTTTGAAGTCTAATTTCTAAGCCACCAAAATCttccaaccaaaacaaaactttgatatttttctgGTTGTTTCCCCAACTTAATCTTACTCCACAAACTATTACAATTTACAACCAATACCTCCATGTTCTAGTTATATAGGAAGTGTCTTCATCTCACACGTGCTGAATTGTACTATTTGGTAAAAGTCGAAAACGATTTTTGCTTTTAGACGCGGAAACGTGTATATTTTCTTCTCCTCGAGTCGCGACGCCGCGTATCTCCATCTAATCTATCTACTACTCGAGTATTATttatcaaccaaaacaaaaaaatattaatttcacACTCTTAAAGTAACATAAATACACGACACAACTTCCCATATTTCTCTAactagaaaccaaaaaaaaaaaaagaagatgaagaagagtatCGAAGCTCCATTACTCTTGAACACCAAACAatcacaagaagaagataaagaaaaaataagatgggggaagatgaagaaggttgCTTCAATGGCTGCTCCAATGGTCGCTGTAAACATGTCTCAGTTCCTTCTTCAAGCAACTTCAACAATGATCGTTGGTCACCGGAGTGAACTCTCTCTAGCCGGAATAGCTCTCGGTAGCTCTTTTGCTAATGTCACTGGCTTTGGTGTTCTTGTAAGCCAAAAACTTatgaatctttttgtttttttttgggttgatttatttttgttactaatcATATTTTTTGNtcacaagaagaagataaagaaaaaataagatgggagaagatgaagaaggttgCTTCAATGGCTGCTCCAATGGTCGCTGTAAACATGTCTCAGTTCCTTCTTCAGGCAACTTCAACAATGATCGTTGGTCACCGGAGTGAACTCTCTCTAGCCGGAATAGCTCTTGGAAGCTCTTTTGCTAATGTCACTGGCTTTGGTGTTCTTGTAAGCAAAActtatgaatctttttttttttttttgggttgatttaattttgttactaaTCATATTTTGTATACTATATAGTTTGGACTTTCAGGTTCATTAGAAACACTATGTGGTCAAGCATATGGAGCAAAACAGTATCACAAGCTTGGATCTTACACTTTCACTTCAATAGTGTTCCTCTTGATGATCTCTGTTCCGATTTCGATTCTTTGGATGTTCATGAACCAGATCTTGCTTCTACTTCATCAAGATCCTCAAATAGCTGAGTTGGCCGGTGTGTATTGCATCTGGCTCATACCGGCTTTATTCGGTTACTCTATTCTCGAGTCTTTGGTTAGATATTTCCAGTCACAAAGCTTGATTTATCCAATGGTCTTGAGCTCTTTAGCTGCTCTGTCTTTCCATGTTCCTCTCTGTTGGTCAATGGTTCATGTATTCGACTTTGGAGCCAAAGGAGCGGCTGCGTCTATCGGTATCTCTTACTGGCTAAACGCGGTTTTCCTTTGGGTTTATATGAAACGCTCTAGCCGTTGTGTGGAAACGCGGATTAATATGTCCAAGGATGTGTTTGTTCATACGAATATCTTCTTTCAATTTGCGATTCCTTCTGCAATGATGTGTTGGTAAGTGTGTAAATCTTGATTGATGATTCTGATTAGTATGGCcctatggtttaaactttaatgGATTAACATcttttattggatttttttacctcagtaatattttaataacacagtttttgtttgttcttccttttttttcaattagCCTTGAGTGGTTTGCTTTCGAGGTGGTTACTTTGCTGTCTGGTCTTCTACCCAACACAAAGCTCGAGACTTCTGTTATTTCGATTTGGTAATGTATTGAACCACAAACAAAGATTTACTCTGttattactttttgtttttgtttcattttctaagttttgatttttttttttcgtattgAGCAGCCTTACAACCTCTTCATTGCACTACAATTTAGTAAATGGAATTGGTGATGCAGcaaggtttgtttttatttttaaacttcTAAGTAgacattttcatattatttcatttttcaaagaatttatgtttcatttttgttgttgttgttggtttagtACCAATGTGGCGAATGAGCTAGGAGCTGGGAATCCACGAGGGGCTCGTGATTCTGCTGCAGCTGCAATCGTAATTGCAGCTGTTGAGTCAGTTGTTGTGAGCTCTAGTCTCTTCATGTCTCGCAGTGTGTGGCCTTATGCATATAGCAATGTGGATGAAGTAATTAGTTATGTGACTGATATTACTCCCATTCTTTGTATCTCAATCCTCATGGACAGCTTCTTGACCGTTCTCTCCGGTTAGCATTTCTTTAACCATCATCTATGCTTTCAGAACCTGAgttcttttttcaattttcgtGACCGTGAACTGAGTAAGTGTATTGTTTTGTTCAGGGATTGTGAGAGGAACAGGGTGGCAAAAACTTGGGGCTTATGTGAATATAACTTCTTATTATGTCATTGGTATTCCCGTTGGACTTCTTTTATGTTTCCATCTTCACTTCAATGGGAAAGGACTTTGGGCTGGTTTAGTCACAGGATCAACATTACAAACTCTAatcatgtttcttgttattgGTTTCACCAATTGGAGCAAAGAGGTGATTGCAACCACGTAACTCGCTtcggtttttgtttctaatctTTCATCCGATTTCTCGAAAAATCGAGCTAATATATTTGTTCCTAcaatttttgtgaaaatttttgCAGGCAATCAAGGCTAGGGAGAGAATAGGTGATGAGAAAGGTTTGAGACATGACTCGCTCCTTCATTGAAAGAGATACAAACTTTGTGATTTTGATTGCCTTTTTTTGTGAGTTTGTTCAATAATCTTCGATgggttttggatttgtttaaaaaatgtatGGAACTTAATGAGGTATGCAGTTgattgtaatataattttttaattttgagagaaaaattatACACATTCATAAGATATCTAGCTAATGAGATTTGGtctataatagataaattaattaaggagTAGTGATCACTAATCAGAGTTTTTTGGTCCAAGCGTCAATCTTCTATAGTAATACCACTTGTTGAAGTCAGGCCAAAAAATAACTGAACCCAAGAATAGTAGTTGCCTTGAAAGTCGCTCTGTATAGTAAAAGatgattttctagtttttttttatcacaaagaataattttctgtatacttTTTACAATTAACGCTAAGAAACtgtaaatttcaagaactattaaataagaatttaaaagtttgatgaaatattattagttaataattataatatatcttattataaagaaataatacatttattgcttaacattaaatgtttttcttaatttatgtaaaaattctaaaacatcaacctataacaaataattaaagaagTCAAAGCAAATTTATTACTTNTCAATTTTCGTGACCGTGAACTGAGTAAGTGTATTGTTTTGTTCAGGGATTGTGAGAGGAACAGGGTGGCAAAAACTTGGGGCTTATGTGAATATAACCTCTTATTATGTCATTGGTATTCCCGTTGGACTTCTTTTATGTTTCCATCTTCACTTCAATGGGAAAGGACTTTGGGCTGGTTTAGTCACAGGATCAACATTACAAACTCTAatcatgtttcttgttattgGTTTCACCAATTGGAGCAAAGAGGTGATTGCAACCACGTAACTCGCTtcggtttttgtttctaatctTTCATCCGATTTCTCGAAAAATCGAGCTAATATATTTGTTCCTAcaatttttgtgaaaatttttgCAGGCAATCAAGGCTAGGGAGAGAATAGGTGATGAGAAAGGTTTGAGACATGACTCGCTCCTTCATTGAAAGAGATACAAACTTTGTGATTTTGATTGCCTTTTTTTGTGAGTTTGTTCAATAATCTTCGATgggttttggatttgtttaaaaaatgtatGGAACTTAATGAGGTATGCAGTTgattgtaatataattttttaattttgagagaaaaattatACACATTCATAAGATATCTAGCTAATGAGATTTGGtctataatagataaattaattaaggagTAGTGATCACTAATCAGAGTTTTTTGGTCCAAGCGTCAATCTTCTATAGTAATACCACTTGTTGAAGTCAGGCCAAAAAATAACTGAACCCAAGAATAGTAGTTGCCTTGAAAGTCGCTCTGTATAGTAAAAGatgattttctagtttttttttatcacaaagaataattttctgtatacttTTTACAATTAACGCTAAGAAACtgtaaatttcaagaactattaaataagaatttaaaagtttgatgaaatattattagttaataattataatatatcttattataaagaaataatacatttattgcttaacattaaatgtttttcttaatttatgtaaaaattctaaaacatcaacctataacaaataattaaagaagTCAAAGCAAATTTATTACTTTCtccgaaaaaaaagaaaaaaagtttcaagTTTCTCCGACAAGAGAGATTACGTGACTGAGATGCTCATAAGAGTCAAGGTGAGTAGGTGACTGTAATGGTACAAAACACGTGGAAGCATATTCCATAGGACGGTGAAGTGATCCAATATACATTAATAAACATCAttccaagaaacaaaattgaatatgACTTGCAAAATCCTACTGTACGTCTGTACATATACAAGGAGGTTCACTGTGAAATCTGAAATGAATCCAGCCGCGCATCAGTCCATGTTCAAGTCCAGTTTGTATTGGTTCAGATTTCATGGACGTAAGAGTCTTATCACAGAGCTTCGAACAGTGACCTATACGGGCCCGGCCGTGTCAAGATCAAACACTACACAACTAATTCAATgtgttacaaacttacaattatGTCTTTTAATAGttcaatttttggatttttttttgaacatccGAAAATAAACTTGGTTTCACACCAAAGTAGATTACAATAAGTAGAATACAAAAcccaaacaagaaaaacatgcCGGCGGACTACAAGAATGTCCCCAAAGTCATTAATCCATAATAGGGAAACACAGCCCCAAAGTAAAGGAAACCAGATTAGAAACAAACGATAAtacaaggagaagaaaaataaactaaccTCTATATGAGAAGTTCCCACCAAGCTTCCCTATAAACCCGGTAAATATTGAAAGCACTAGAAAACCGGATAACCTCACATCAAAGACAACCAGAAAGTAAATCGACAGAGAAGAAAGCAGGAACCCAACACAACCAGAGAATAGATTGACAGTAAATAGATTTACTTCTGTTATTTTatagtacttttttttataaaatcaaatttctaatattgaatttttaataCGCCCCATTTAAGTGATGGTTTTTCGGTTTTAAACCGGGATATTTCATTTAGAGTCAGATAATAAATctattttctgtaaaaaaaaacttaatatttgGCATGTTTCGTAGGACATTTACCTAGAAAAGGATAAATAATCTCGATAGAATGACTAGATGATGATAGTGTTGGACTCATATCTACAAACACTAGAAATGAATGTATAAAGTCGGGCATATATTATACCACAAAATTGTTCTTGTCCCATAGAATAAAGTACTCCACTGATATATAAGGTAGGTTTCATATCCGAGAGTTGTGGCCTTCTCACAATATATTTGTGCAAGTAGGACTATGAGAGAAGGAGTTGCTTAAAACCAGAGATTGGGTCATAAGATGGGCTTGGGCCTAATATTTTCTAACccatatttattttacattttgtaCAAGCCTATTTGCTTTAGTCAGAATTAATACTCCTCTAATTAAGGTTTCTcctaaactaacaaaataaatgtcATAAACTCCATAGTTCTTAGGCTagatggaaggaaaaaaaaatcagagagagTTTCTATAGTGGtttatcatttgtttattttcttagataatAGGTAATATCCCGCACATGCACGGATTGTTGTATAATAAGTTATGttagttaatttaattttgtttaataatcataaaaaaaatctaaatctaaatgtCATTAAgaaatttacatttaaaaaaaatcatacaatttcaaaatatataactagtttaaatataatcacacatacatatctcttgaatttctttgtttttttattgttcaactttGAGAATAATTTTTATCAGTATTTTAGAGGatttgaggtaaaaaaaaatagaatgataaaaatgaaaattaactatgataatcaaatatttaatttaagttgttcatataaactaacacataacTTAAAGTATTTAATGATAAAAACGAAATCATTTCCTAAAATCATATGAGCGTTAAGAGCATGCAACGCAAAGCGGCCTTTCATTCCCTTGTTTTAAGAGAAGAGAGCTGTTAGCGTAGATGAAAGTTGCAGGTTGAACTAGCTTGAAAGACCATTTTTCTTTAAAGAAAGTCCAAGAAAAACTTAGTACAATTCCaaaagattaattttatttcaagtCTTTTTATATTTcccttattttaatttatactgctatatttagttaataattgtttcatccttgtagtaaaagctagatagaaaatagaatatcatattgtttttatatagagaaatcctttgaaagtacatatttgaattaaataaataaatattagttctttatgtaattatatgtttgaaaataaactaaatataatgataagtattataaaaaatgtattacaagttttgttggaggtaagagagagttaaaaaaaaattgatttgatatttaataattctattacaaatttatttccttagaacattacatatttttaagagtcaaataaatatacatgaatatgtaagaaataatcTAACATCCAAAGTAAAAATAGAGATTGTTCCTTTACCTTGATTTCCTTATTCTGAGATGGttagaataatatttttgaatctgattaattaattttattattgccatgaaaattttattatacatataaatacataaagaaggaatcaaattgagaacaatgtaaaatatattattaaactctTACAATGTTATCTTCATTGAGTTTTCAACCAATgcaagaacattaaaaaaaaataataataataataataatatttaggatttgagatatcatggaggaggatgtg from Camelina sativa cultivar DH55 chromosome 7, Cs, whole genome shotgun sequence includes the following:
- the LOC104701262 gene encoding protein DETOXIFICATION 9-like isoform X1, with amino-acid sequence MKKSIEAPLLLNTKQSQEEDKEKIRWGKMKKVASMAAPMVAVNMSQFLLQATSTMIVGHRSELSLAGIALGSSFANVTGFGVLFGLSGSLETLCGQAYGAKQYHKLGSYTFTSIVFLLMISVPISILWMFMNQILLLLHQDPQIAELAGVYCIWLIPALFGYSILESLVRYFQSQSLIYPMVLSSLAALSFHVPLCWSMVHVFDFGAKGAAASIGISYWLNAVFLWVYMKRSSRCVETRINMSKDVFVHTNIFFQFAIPSAMMCCLEWFAFEVVTLLSGLLPNTKLETSVISICLTTSSLHYNLVNGIGDAASTNVANELGAGNPRGARDSAAAAIVIAAVESVVVSSSLFMSRSVWPYAYSNVDEVISYVTDITPILCISILMDSFLTVLSGIVRGTGWQKLGAYVNITSYYVIGIPVGLLLCFHLHFNGKGLWAGLVTGSTLQTLIMFLVIGFTNWSKEAIKARERIGDEKGLRHDSLLH
- the LOC104701262 gene encoding protein DETOXIFICATION 9-like isoform X3, whose protein sequence is MKKSIEAPLLLNTKQSQEEDKEKIRWGKMKKVASMAAPMVAVNMSQFLLQATSTMIVGHRSELSLAGIALGSSFANVTGFGVLFGLSGSLETLCGQAYGAKQYHKLGSYTFTSIVFLLMISVPISILWMFMNQILLLLHQDPQIAELAGVYCIWLIPALFGYSILESLVRYFQSQSLIYPMVLSSLAALSFHVPLCWSMVHVFDFGAKGAAASIGISYWLNAVFLWVYMKRSSRCVETRINMSKDVFVHTNIFFQFAIPSAMMCCLEWFAFEVVTLLSGLLPNTKLETSVISICLTTSSLHYNLVNGIGDAASTNVANELGAGNPRGARDSAAAAIVIAAVESVVVSSSLFMSRSVWPYAYSNVDEVISYVTDITPILCISILMDSFLTVLSGIVRGTGWQKLGAYVNITSYYVIGIPVGLLLCFHLHFNGKGLWAGLVTGSTLQTLIMFLVIGFTNWSKEAIKARERIGDEKGLRHDSLLH
- the LOC104701262 gene encoding protein DETOXIFICATION 9-like isoform X2 — translated: MKKSIEAPLLLNTKQSQEEDKEKIRWEKMKKVASMAAPMVAVNMSQFLLQATSTMIVGHRSELSLAGIALGSSFANVTGFGVLFGLSGSLETLCGQAYGAKQYHKLGSYTFTSIVFLLMISVPISILWMFMNQILLLLHQDPQIAELAGVYCIWLIPALFGYSILESLVRYFQSQSLIYPMVLSSLAALSFHVPLCWSMVHVFDFGAKGAAASIGISYWLNAVFLWVYMKRSSRCVETRINMSKDVFVHTNIFFQFAIPSAMMCCLEWFAFEVVTLLSGLLPNTKLETSVISICLTTSSLHYNLVNGIGDAASTNVANELGAGNPRGARDSAAAAIVIAAVESVVVSSSLFMSRSVWPYAYSNVDEVISYVTDITPILCISILMDSFLTVLSGIVRGTGWQKLGAYVNITSYYVIGIPVGLLLCFHLHFNGKGLWAGLVTGSTLQTLIMFLVIGFTNWSKEAIKARERIGDEKGLRHDSLLH